A window from Bufo bufo chromosome 1, aBufBuf1.1, whole genome shotgun sequence encodes these proteins:
- the ANK1 gene encoding ankyrin-1 isoform X3 produces MWGFLTQLGVCVVLIGFFVVSCQNVVHIVRGAAKFVLRRLHTELDRELGEGGVDDDEETLTTKVVRRRVIVKGNEVSDLPGEQVTEEEFTDEQGNIVTKKTVRKVLRRVGPPGSTDLGDNEDFIIEGTLQEPEELESETPNYLKYAVLHREAEDEFDSLRSEVGDGRKGAQIVKRAGTKRVQQ; encoded by the exons ATGTGGGGTTTCCTGACACAGTTGGGGGTCTGTGTAGTCCTGATTGGCTTTTTTGTAGTCAGCTGCCAAAATGTGGTGCATATTGTACGTGGAGCGGCAAAGTTTGTATTGCGTCGTCTCCATACTGAGCTAGACCGGGAACTGGGAGAAGGAGGTGTGGACGATGACGAGGAGACTCTGACCACCAAGGTGGTACGACGGAGAGTAATCGTCAAG GGGAACGAAGTGTCTGACCTTCCCGGGGAGCAAGTGACAGAGGAAGAATTTACAGATGAGCAAGGGAACATAGTAACAAAGAAG ACAGTTCGGAAGGTCCTGCGCAGGGTGGGGCCACCAGGGTCCACAGATCTGGGGGACAATGAAGACTTTATCATTGAAGGAACATTGCAAGAGCCTGAAGAGCTTGAGAGTGAGACTCCCAATTACCTGAAGTACGCAGTACTGCATCGAGAG GCAGAGGACGAATTTGACTCTTTGAGATCAGAGGTCGGAGACGGGAGGAAAGGGGCACAGATTGTGAAAAGAGCCGGCACAAAACGGGTGCAGCAGTGA